The DNA region AAAAAGTATGGATGCTATAAATACAGAGTCATAGGCAACATTTAAGGTCCCTCcaatttaacacacaaattgccctgcacAAACCTCTCAACCAccttaagatttttattttctttttccgccaacacatcttcagtttggataaacaacattgtgaaGGTAACCAACGACatcatctttagtttggataaacagcattggagctgtagaatcagccgataaacaacactggagcTGTAGAATCAGCTGATCAAGGAGCACTTTCAGTTTGGTAAATAACACTGCTTCGAGACCGActagttatttatccaagtctcagtcgacaaggattttcaagtccttgttggtagaggtcatttcatcagccttctcggcaaagtgaggtgttacagattactacattcggcatattgaaagccgaatttgatatttgaacttcacagaactagcagccttgtcttcagactctagaacccaaaggcctagacgtgttccttcctcggccgcagtcgcaagatcaagaagtcaacaACGCATCCGACgtcacatcaacatattttactccccgaTCAAGTTCGACCGACGAGTTGACACGCCCTGCACATAACCAAAtgatgtagttagcttattaattgcTCGGCATGTGTGCCACGTATGTTTGATAGTTTTTAGGATTAACAGAATCCTATAAAAGCACTTTAAATGCTTTCTATAGGAAATACATATCTGATACTTCTtccaaaaaacacttaaagtgcttttaaaattaatttcacaaaaaaagactttaatcattttaaaaacattcacAAACGAGCTCaactttaatcattttaaaaacattcacAAACGAGCTCTTAAAGCTTATAGTATTTGATTACGTGATACCGATGAtgcaaataatattaaaatttagTTACTTTTCTCTTGCGGCCAAAATTAGCACATGATTTTGTTGACCGTAGACTGAACTTCTTGCGTCTTGACTCTTGACTAGTTGCGTTGACTCGGCTCCTTCCTTCGTAATTTCCTCTTCTCTTTCCTACCTTCAATTATTCAGTATAAATTGCAGTCCCCCAAGGACTCTTCACTTCACCAAGACACCTTCAACGTCTCTCTCCCTCTTAATTACCTCTACCATAATATaatctccttttattttcttaatctttTGGATTCTGCTGAAATATTTAAAGTTTTGGATTCAACTTCTTGCTCTCAGATCTGTCGAGCTCCACAGAAAAATGAAGGTAATTAAGGTTTCTCTTTCTGCAGACAactttttatgtgatttttttacataaaagaTATGCTTTCATGACTGATGATGCTACTTTTGGGTAAACCCAAAACTTAATTTTTCGAAAATCTTGGATACCCATACTTTTTTTACACTAATTTGTCACGTGGTTCTGAATTTTGAactttgcttctttttttttctgactATAATTTGTTGTGAGTCTAAATTCTAATATCTTGTTTCATGACAGAAAGTAGTGTTGAAATTGGAATTACACGACGAGAAGGGTAAGAAGAAAGCCATGAGGGCCGTCTCGGGGCTTGAAGGTATAAATTCCATGGCCATATTACTCTCTttttcactcccatttcaataGTTTCGAATTAGCAGACTTAGGCGTAGCCAAGGTAGTTAAAGCAATTTGCTGGTCTACACTCAAGATCAAATCCACGTCTATTTGAGTGACGAACTACTTTAATTTTGTGACTGGAATTTTCTGTTTGCAGGGCTTGATTCAATTTCTATGGATATGAAGGACAAGAAACTGACGGTCACAGGGGACATAGATCCAGTGGACTTGGTGGGAAGATTGAGGAAGCTTTGCCGGGCGGAGATAGTCTCGGTCGGACCGGcaaaggaggagaagaagaaagaggagccaAAGAAGGAGGAGACGAAGCCGAAAGATCCAAAGGACCAAATGGCTGAGCTTATCAAGGCCTACCAAGCTTATTGTCCTCCAATGCCTGCATATTATTACGTAAAAAGTTCAGAAGAGGATCCCAGTGCATGTGTCATTTGCTAAA from Malus domestica chromosome 01, GDT2T_hap1 includes:
- the LOC103426485 gene encoding heavy metal-associated isoprenylated plant protein 39-like, giving the protein MKKVVLKLELHDEKGKKKAMRAVSGLEGLDSISMDMKDKKLTVTGDIDPVDLVGRLRKLCRAEIVSVGPAKEEKKKEEPKKEETKPKDPKDQMAELIKAYQAYCPPMPAYYYVKSSEEDPSACVIC